In one Alphaproteobacteria bacterium genomic region, the following are encoded:
- the hisN gene encoding histidinol-phosphatase — translation MTDATDTCPQEWIDLAHRLADIARPIARQYFRTSLSVVSKQDDSPVTIADRSIEAAMREEIERTFPDHGILGEEHGTVRLDAEAVWVLDPIDGTKAFITGMPSFGTLIACCVGGRPILGVIDQPIQEERWLGAAGRVSTCNGTEITVSGRETLADSVLYATGPEMFVGTPEEARFARLRDAMRFTRYSGDCYAYGLLASGYVDLVVEAQLQPYDYCALAPVVEGAGGVIADWNGAPLTLNSDGRVVAAASPALHRAALQRLNS, via the coding sequence ATGACGGACGCAACCGACACATGCCCCCAGGAATGGATCGACCTTGCCCATCGGCTGGCGGATATCGCGCGACCGATTGCGCGACAGTACTTCCGCACATCCCTGTCAGTCGTATCCAAACAGGATGACAGTCCCGTCACTATTGCCGACCGGTCCATCGAAGCGGCGATGCGGGAAGAAATCGAGAGAACCTTCCCCGATCACGGCATCCTGGGGGAGGAACATGGAACGGTGCGCCTCGACGCCGAGGCCGTCTGGGTCCTGGATCCGATCGATGGCACCAAGGCCTTCATTACCGGCATGCCCAGCTTCGGTACGTTGATCGCCTGCTGCGTCGGTGGCCGCCCCATTCTGGGGGTCATTGACCAGCCAATTCAGGAAGAACGCTGGCTGGGCGCCGCCGGTCGGGTCAGCACCTGTAACGGAACCGAAATCACTGTATCCGGCCGCGAGACGCTGGCCGATTCCGTTCTTTATGCGACAGGCCCGGAAATGTTTGTCGGCACACCGGAGGAGGCGCGGTTCGCGCGGCTGCGCGACGCCATGCGGTTCACACGCTACAGCGGCGACTGCTACGCCTATGGCCTGCTGGCATCCGGCTATGTCGACCTCGTCGTCGAGGCGCAGTTGCAGCCCTATGACTATTGCGCCCTGGCCCCGGTCGTCGAAGGGGCCGGCGGCGTGATCGCCGACTGGAACGGCGCCCCGCTGACCCTGAATTCGGACGGCCGGGTCGTGGCCGCGGCCAGTCCAGCCCTGCACCGCGCCGCGCTGCAACGACTGAACTCCTGA
- the hflK gene encoding FtsH protease activity modulator HflK encodes MPWENNSGGPWGSSGGGGNRGNGGGGPNSPWGRPGGGGGGRGPGGQPPDVEEMVRRGQEKLKSMMPGGLGGKGIVALILLVVLGWLATGFYRVEPQQRGAELVFGKLVATTEPGLNYNFPAPIGEVLLPNVTAINQVNIGFQNLSNGNKRVIDEESLMLTGDENIVAVQFSVFWKIKKAEDFLFNVRNPQESVRNAAEAAMREIVGKSGFEYIRTRGRNAVGLDAQKRIQEILDSYQAGIEITQVNPQSVEPPGEVIGAFRDVQAANADRERMINQATAYFNEVTQTAEGEAQRILRAAEAYKEERVNQAQGDSQRFLSILTEFEQAPDITKRRIYLQTMEEILERMNKVLIQNSGEGGGSGVLPYLPLDRLTNQQSQNRGASQ; translated from the coding sequence ATGCCATGGGAAAATAACAGCGGCGGCCCCTGGGGTAGCTCGGGTGGCGGCGGCAATCGCGGCAATGGTGGCGGTGGGCCGAACAGTCCCTGGGGGCGCCCCGGGGGCGGCGGCGGTGGCCGCGGACCGGGCGGGCAACCGCCCGACGTCGAGGAAATGGTCCGGCGCGGCCAGGAGAAACTGAAATCCATGATGCCTGGAGGTCTGGGCGGCAAGGGCATAGTTGCCCTGATCCTGCTGGTCGTTCTGGGCTGGCTGGCGACCGGCTTTTACCGCGTGGAGCCGCAACAGCGCGGCGCGGAACTTGTCTTTGGCAAGCTCGTCGCGACAACCGAGCCTGGCCTGAATTATAACTTCCCGGCCCCGATCGGTGAAGTCCTGCTGCCCAATGTGACCGCGATCAACCAGGTCAACATCGGGTTCCAGAACCTTAGCAACGGCAATAAACGCGTGATTGATGAGGAAAGCCTGATGCTGACGGGGGACGAGAACATCGTCGCCGTACAGTTCTCGGTTTTCTGGAAAATCAAGAAGGCGGAAGATTTCCTCTTCAACGTCCGCAATCCCCAGGAGAGCGTTCGCAATGCCGCCGAGGCTGCAATGCGCGAAATCGTGGGTAAGAGTGGGTTCGAATACATCCGTACCCGAGGTCGGAATGCGGTCGGATTGGATGCCCAGAAACGGATTCAGGAAATTCTGGACAGCTATCAGGCCGGTATCGAGATCACCCAGGTCAATCCGCAGAGTGTGGAGCCGCCGGGTGAAGTGATCGGCGCCTTCCGTGACGTGCAGGCCGCAAATGCCGACCGCGAACGGATGATCAACCAGGCAACGGCCTATTTCAATGAAGTGACCCAGACCGCCGAAGGTGAGGCCCAACGTATCCTGCGTGCTGCCGAAGCTTACAAGGAGGAGCGGGTCAATCAGGCGCAGGGGGATTCGCAGCGTTTCCTGTCGATTCTGACGGAGTTCGAACAGGCGCCGGACATCACCAAACGCCGGATCTATCTGCAGACCATGGAGGAAATCCTGGAGCGCATGAACAAGGTTCTGATTCAGAATAGTGGCGAAGGCGGGGGGAGTGGCGTGCTGCCTTATCTGCCGCTTGACCGGCTGACGAACCAGCAGTCCCAGAACCGGGGGGCGAGCCAATGA
- a CDS encoding DUF4399 domain-containing protein, whose product MRFPALAAAAAALLTLVNPMQAGAEAPPPGAKVFFANLKDGDTVKSPFLIQFGAEGVKVVKAGINLPGAGHHHLLIDRELTDDDKGFAIPADDNHRHFGGAQTEVELSLPPGQYTLQLVFGNGDHVPYDPMLASERITITVE is encoded by the coding sequence ATGCGATTTCCCGCTCTCGCTGCCGCCGCTGCGGCGCTCTTGACCCTCGTCAACCCGATGCAGGCCGGCGCGGAAGCCCCGCCGCCTGGGGCCAAGGTTTTCTTCGCCAATCTGAAGGATGGCGACACCGTCAAAAGCCCCTTCCTGATCCAGTTCGGAGCGGAGGGGGTCAAGGTGGTCAAGGCAGGCATCAATCTGCCGGGAGCCGGTCATCATCATCTGCTGATCGACCGGGAATTGACCGACGACGACAAGGGCTTCGCCATCCCCGCCGATGACAATCACCGCCATTTCGGCGGCGCGCAGACCGAGGTGGAGCTTTCCCTTCCGCCGGGTCAGTATACGCTGCAGCTTGTGTTCGGTAACGGCGACCATGTGCCGTACGACCCGATGCTGGCCTCCGAGAGAATCACCATCACCGTCGAGTAA
- the hflC gene encoding protease modulator HflC, which translates to MNKKGIAVLVIVVIGLIVTASAAFTVRETEQVLVLRFGEVQRSITEPGLNFKLPFIDTARFFDKRVLDYDATVQEIPTADQKQLVVNAFARYRIVDQLDFYTTVGTEFNMEQRFDALINSALRRVLGEVELSVVLTPERARLMSEFTRIVADEAKDFGVEVVDVRIKRIDLPAENSKAIFDRMSTQREQEARLVRAEGDKESKRIRAEADKRKRVIVAEAEREAEILRGQGDAEAQALYNQAYGKNVEFFDFWRSMQAMQKGLSGDTTTYVGPPDSDFFRFFRDETGAAPESQ; encoded by the coding sequence ATGAACAAGAAAGGTATCGCAGTCCTCGTCATCGTCGTCATCGGCCTGATCGTCACGGCCAGCGCCGCGTTCACCGTTCGCGAGACGGAACAGGTACTGGTGCTGCGTTTTGGTGAGGTGCAACGCTCGATCACCGAACCCGGCCTGAACTTCAAGCTGCCGTTCATCGATACGGCCCGCTTCTTCGACAAGCGCGTGCTGGATTATGACGCGACGGTTCAGGAGATTCCGACGGCGGACCAGAAGCAGTTGGTCGTCAACGCCTTCGCACGGTACCGGATCGTCGATCAGTTGGATTTCTACACCACGGTCGGGACCGAATTTAACATGGAGCAGCGGTTCGATGCGCTCATCAACTCGGCCCTGCGTCGGGTTCTGGGTGAAGTCGAACTTTCCGTGGTCCTGACGCCGGAACGAGCCCGACTGATGAGCGAGTTCACCCGAATCGTTGCAGACGAGGCGAAGGATTTCGGGGTGGAGGTCGTCGATGTCCGCATTAAGCGTATCGACCTCCCGGCTGAGAACAGCAAGGCAATCTTCGATCGTATGAGCACCCAACGAGAGCAGGAAGCCCGGCTTGTCCGCGCTGAGGGTGACAAGGAGTCCAAACGCATCCGTGCAGAGGCCGATAAGCGCAAGCGTGTTATCGTTGCCGAAGCGGAGCGCGAGGCCGAGATCCTGCGCGGTCAGGGCGACGCAGAAGCGCAGGCCCTTTATAACCAGGCCTACGGCAAGAACGTCGAATTCTTTGATTTCTGGCGTTCGATGCAAGCCATGCAGAAGGGGCTTTCCGGGGATACGACGACCTATGTCGGCCCGCCGGACAGCGATTTCTTCCGGTTCTTCCGGGACGAAACCGGCGCAGCGCCGGAATCGCAGTAA
- a CDS encoding cytochrome c family protein: MKNDPLLINKVAAAVLVAGLLAMVSNDLSGALFHTESEQAIEEQAFVIAEPADEGTATAMADTSQEPAGPADIVPMLASADIASGEKVAKKCGSCHSFDQGGPHKVGPNLYDIVNASIGGKDFNYSDAMSSHGGAWDYVALNEFLYDPKGWMDGTKMSFKGISKDQDRADLIAYLRSLSANPAPLP; encoded by the coding sequence ATGAAGAACGATCCGCTTCTCATCAATAAAGTCGCCGCTGCGGTGCTGGTGGCTGGCCTGCTGGCCATGGTGTCGAACGACCTGTCGGGCGCCCTGTTCCACACTGAAAGCGAACAGGCGATTGAAGAGCAGGCCTTTGTCATCGCCGAACCGGCCGATGAAGGAACCGCAACCGCCATGGCCGACACGAGCCAGGAGCCGGCCGGGCCGGCGGACATCGTTCCGATGCTGGCCAGTGCTGATATCGCAAGCGGCGAGAAGGTCGCAAAGAAGTGCGGCTCCTGCCACAGCTTCGACCAGGGCGGCCCACACAAGGTCGGCCCGAACCTGTATGACATTGTCAATGCCTCGATCGGCGGCAAGGACTTCAACTATTCCGACGCGATGAGCAGCCATGGCGGCGCCTGGGACTACGTTGCGCTGAACGAATTCCTGTATGATCCGAAAGGCTGGATGGACGGCACGAAGATGAGCTTCAAGGGGATCAGCAAAGACCAGGATCGCGCGGACCTGATCGCCTATCTGCGGTCACTGAGCGCCAATCCGGCCCCGCTGCCGTAA
- a CDS encoding CAP domain-containing protein, translated as MVLGATVLIGDPTAHAQAADKREETESRLIQLINAARTERSLPRLNYEPRLTQIARQLTLSIYAGQRLNALSDGLEQLLQDKGYPHIQFGGRYATTEGAVGDMLNEWLREGGPDSILVNPNVQEIGVAYLNSDGSLVPNIPTNIWAVVIAEPARPAEGDWRRRVLQLVNQFRAANGLPALKPNAFLDRAAMAHSRDMLARDFFSHINPDGVGPGERARAAGYRWTRILENIAVGQRTPREVVNAWVASKDGHREAMLDPAVTELGVGYIFAPFDPGRISSLHYWSISLGRPE; from the coding sequence TTGGTACTGGGTGCCACCGTTCTCATCGGCGACCCGACCGCCCACGCGCAAGCGGCCGACAAGCGGGAAGAGACGGAGTCCCGCCTCATCCAGCTGATCAACGCCGCCCGTACCGAACGCAGCCTGCCGCGCCTGAACTATGAACCGCGCCTGACCCAGATCGCCCGTCAGCTGACGCTGTCGATCTATGCCGGACAACGCCTCAACGCCCTGTCCGACGGGCTGGAACAGCTGCTGCAGGACAAAGGCTATCCCCATATCCAGTTCGGCGGCCGCTACGCGACGACCGAAGGGGCCGTCGGCGACATGCTGAACGAATGGCTGCGGGAAGGCGGACCGGACAGCATCCTGGTCAATCCGAACGTCCAGGAAATCGGCGTTGCCTATCTGAACAGCGACGGTTCGCTGGTGCCGAATATTCCAACCAACATCTGGGCCGTCGTCATCGCCGAACCGGCCCGCCCGGCAGAAGGCGACTGGCGTCGTCGGGTTCTGCAGCTGGTCAATCAGTTTCGTGCCGCCAACGGCCTCCCCGCGCTGAAGCCAAACGCCTTCCTGGACCGGGCGGCAATGGCACATTCCCGCGACATGCTGGCCCGTGATTTCTTCAGCCATATCAATCCCGACGGCGTGGGGCCCGGCGAACGGGCCCGGGCCGCCGGCTACAGGTGGACCCGAATCCTGGAAAACATCGCCGTCGGTCAACGCACCCCCCGGGAGGTGGTCAACGCCTGGGTCGCGTCGAAGGACGGTCACCGCGAAGCGATGCTGGACCCGGCAGTCACCGAGCTGGGTGTCGGATACATTTTCGCGCCCTTCGATCCGGGACGAATTTCATCCCTTCACTATTGGTCGATCAGCCTCGGCAGGCCCGAATAG
- the apbC gene encoding iron-sulfur cluster carrier protein ApbC: MADITEDSVRKALGGVRAPGGSDVVSAGLIAGIVVKDRMVQVTLEIDDPAKAESYEPVRRDVEKVVGAMSGVLNATAILTAEAPKGGGAQKPAAPAKKKGSDQIRQIVAVASGKGGVGKSTTAVNIALALKRLGLSVGMLDADIYGPSQPRMLGISGSRPNSPDGKTLEPLESFGIKVMSIGFLVAEDQPVVWRGPMVMGALQQMLDDVAWGELDVLIVDMPPGTGDAQLTMSQNVPLAGAVIVSTPQDIALLDARKGLNMFRKVDVPVLGIIENMSMYVCPKCGHEAHIFGHGGAKMEAEKLGAPFLGEIPLEIEIRETADGGNPIVVSKPDSPHAAAYMAVAEKVRDALGAGGGRAAPRFVTE; this comes from the coding sequence ATGGCCGACATCACCGAAGACAGCGTCCGCAAGGCATTGGGCGGCGTACGGGCGCCAGGCGGCAGCGACGTGGTGAGCGCGGGGCTGATCGCGGGGATCGTGGTCAAGGACCGAATGGTTCAGGTGACGCTGGAAATTGACGATCCGGCGAAGGCCGAAAGCTACGAACCGGTGCGTCGGGATGTCGAAAAGGTCGTCGGCGCGATGTCCGGGGTTCTGAACGCAACCGCCATCCTTACGGCGGAGGCGCCGAAAGGCGGTGGCGCCCAGAAGCCCGCCGCCCCTGCAAAGAAGAAGGGTTCGGACCAGATTCGCCAGATCGTCGCCGTGGCCAGCGGCAAGGGCGGCGTCGGCAAGTCCACGACGGCGGTCAACATCGCATTGGCGCTGAAACGGCTCGGCCTGTCAGTCGGGATGCTTGACGCCGACATCTATGGACCGTCACAGCCCCGCATGCTGGGAATTTCCGGCAGCCGCCCGAATTCGCCGGACGGCAAGACGTTGGAGCCGCTGGAAAGTTTCGGCATCAAGGTCATGTCCATCGGATTCCTGGTTGCCGAGGACCAGCCGGTAGTCTGGCGCGGCCCGATGGTCATGGGCGCCCTGCAGCAGATGCTGGACGATGTCGCCTGGGGCGAGCTGGACGTTCTGATCGTCGACATGCCGCCCGGCACGGGCGACGCGCAGCTGACCATGTCGCAGAACGTGCCGCTCGCCGGGGCGGTGATTGTCTCCACCCCGCAGGACATCGCGCTGCTGGACGCCCGCAAGGGTCTGAACATGTTCCGCAAGGTCGATGTCCCGGTGTTGGGTATCATCGAGAACATGTCGATGTATGTCTGCCCGAAATGCGGCCATGAAGCCCATATTTTCGGGCATGGTGGGGCGAAGATGGAAGCCGAGAAGCTGGGCGCCCCGTTCCTGGGCGAAATCCCGCTGGAGATCGAAATTCGCGAAACCGCCGATGGCGGGAACCCGATCGTCGTGTCCAAGCCTGACAGCCCGCACGCAGCGGCTTACATGGCGGTCGCGGAGAAGGTTCGGGACGCCTTGGGGGCCGGCGGCGGGCGCGCGGCCCCGCGCTTCGTGACGGAATAG
- a CDS encoding paraquat-inducible protein A encodes MNDGTTRRKSGLKLRQAATGLWRVTGLVFLVAFGCWAAGIVLPVLHVTELFVFENDVSLLGIVQGLIAEGEVFIGVLVLLFTLLLPPAKLLLGAGLWHLSSAGGMSARRGVMWLDTIGKWAMLDVLILALVIVMLKSNWMADAQAGSGLYFFAASAILSMIAGHGLRLTVRSAT; translated from the coding sequence ATGAACGACGGGACTACCAGGCGGAAATCCGGTCTGAAGCTGCGGCAGGCCGCGACGGGGCTGTGGCGCGTAACCGGCCTTGTCTTCCTCGTCGCCTTCGGATGCTGGGCGGCCGGCATCGTGCTGCCGGTCCTGCATGTGACCGAACTGTTCGTGTTCGAAAATGACGTATCGCTGCTGGGCATCGTTCAGGGCCTGATCGCCGAGGGAGAGGTCTTCATTGGCGTGCTCGTCCTGCTGTTCACCCTCCTGCTGCCGCCGGCAAAGCTGCTGCTGGGGGCCGGGCTGTGGCACCTCTCCTCGGCCGGCGGCATGAGTGCGCGGCGCGGGGTCATGTGGCTGGACACGATCGGCAAGTGGGCCATGCTGGACGTCCTGATCCTGGCCCTTGTCATCGTAATGCTGAAATCCAACTGGATGGCCGATGCTCAGGCGGGAAGCGGGCTCTACTTCTTTGCGGCGTCGGCCATTCTATCCATGATCGCCGGGCATGGCCTCCGGCTCACAGTCCGCTCAGCGACCTAG
- a CDS encoding LysE family transporter: protein MVTDLLQLWVSAVPLMMSPGPAVLSVAAMGAAFGPVRALRYYIGIVAGTFSVLLVVASGLTAALLSVPGLAPMITTLAAVYILYLAYRITTAPVLSAGTGSGPRDAPSFPSGFILAIANPKAFAALGALNAGHSLLPGDPVADAAAKIGGLSCMIVVANGTWLLCGAALSKVLRDPKAGRIANFAFAVLLVASVVAAVLGR, encoded by the coding sequence ATGGTAACCGATCTGCTGCAGTTATGGGTGTCCGCCGTGCCGCTTATGATGAGCCCCGGCCCGGCGGTGCTGAGCGTCGCTGCGATGGGGGCGGCCTTCGGGCCTGTCAGGGCACTGCGGTACTATATCGGAATTGTCGCGGGGACCTTCAGCGTCTTGCTCGTCGTTGCCTCCGGCCTGACCGCGGCCCTTCTGTCGGTGCCGGGACTGGCGCCGATGATCACGACCCTGGCCGCTGTCTACATACTCTATCTGGCCTATCGCATTACCACGGCACCGGTCTTGAGCGCCGGGACGGGATCGGGGCCGCGGGACGCACCATCCTTCCCCAGCGGCTTCATTCTCGCCATCGCAAATCCGAAGGCCTTCGCGGCCCTTGGCGCCCTCAATGCGGGGCACAGCCTCCTACCCGGTGATCCGGTCGCCGACGCGGCGGCCAAGATCGGCGGGCTGAGTTGCATGATCGTCGTTGCGAACGGAACCTGGCTGCTTTGCGGCGCCGCCTTGTCGAAGGTTCTGCGCGACCCGAAGGCCGGAAGGATTGCGAATTTCGCCTTCGCGGTCCTGCTCGTCGCCTCGGTCGTGGCTGCCGTTCTAGGTCGCTGA
- a CDS encoding extracellular solute-binding protein has protein sequence MTRRLAATLAATALTVTFALHWDAPPAAAQETIRSHGWAISEKLKYPPDFPHFDYVNPEAPKGGTITFGAGGTFDSLNPYIIKGTSAVARLGVGGAIAETALYDTLMASNLDEPNSEYGLLAEWIEVDSDANGIFTAIRFHLREAARFHDGEPVRADDVVWTFNTLVEQGAPQYRFYYGNVDEVVAIDDRTVEFRLIEGENREMPNILGQLPVLPKHYWAERDFNATTLDPPLGGGPYRITDVNAGQSITIERVKDYWAQDLPVNVGQNNYDRIRYIFFRDRVVMLEALKAGDIDFRAENSAKNWATAYDVPAVKDGRIIQKEFAHERGTGMQAFVMNTRREIFQDVTVREAMTYLWDFEWVNKTIMFDAYTRTDSYYENSELEATGLPGEKELAVLEPLRDQVPDRVFTQDYEPPRTDGSGNSRETLKTALELLQQAGWTINSDRKLVHAETGKPFAFEVLLYSDLLVPHTQALKRGVERLGGSVELRVVDAAQYQNRLQTYDYDMIVSGWPQSLSPGNEQREFFGSDAAGRDGGRNTAGVRNPAIDILIENLIASPDRETLIARTRALDRVLLWNFYAIPMFHSKTDRFAFWNRFGYPEPPPMMGTNPTIWWIDPVLDADLQRRGRN, from the coding sequence ATGACGCGCCGCCTTGCTGCCACGCTTGCCGCAACCGCCCTGACCGTCACCTTTGCCCTGCATTGGGACGCCCCGCCCGCCGCCGCGCAGGAGACCATCCGCTCCCATGGTTGGGCGATCAGTGAAAAGCTCAAATACCCGCCGGACTTCCCCCATTTCGACTATGTGAACCCGGAAGCACCGAAGGGCGGGACCATCACATTCGGCGCCGGCGGCACCTTTGATTCGCTGAACCCATACATCATCAAGGGAACTTCCGCCGTGGCGCGGCTTGGCGTCGGCGGCGCCATTGCCGAAACCGCGCTCTATGACACGCTGATGGCATCCAACCTGGATGAACCGAACAGCGAGTACGGGCTGCTGGCCGAATGGATCGAGGTCGATTCCGACGCGAACGGCATCTTCACCGCCATCCGCTTTCATCTGCGCGAGGCGGCACGGTTCCATGATGGGGAGCCGGTTCGGGCCGATGATGTCGTCTGGACCTTCAACACGCTGGTCGAACAGGGCGCGCCGCAGTATCGATTCTATTACGGCAACGTCGACGAGGTGGTTGCCATCGACGACCGAACCGTCGAGTTCCGCCTGATCGAGGGCGAAAACCGGGAGATGCCGAATATTCTGGGCCAGCTTCCCGTCCTGCCCAAACATTACTGGGCGGAACGTGATTTCAACGCGACGACACTGGACCCGCCGCTGGGGGGCGGTCCCTACCGGATCACCGACGTCAATGCCGGGCAGTCCATCACCATCGAACGCGTGAAGGACTACTGGGCGCAGGACCTGCCCGTGAATGTCGGCCAGAACAATTACGACCGTATCCGCTACATCTTCTTCCGGGACCGGGTGGTTATGCTGGAAGCGCTGAAGGCCGGCGATATCGACTTCCGGGCAGAGAACTCTGCCAAGAACTGGGCGACCGCCTATGACGTGCCGGCGGTCAAGGACGGGCGCATAATCCAGAAGGAGTTCGCACACGAACGCGGCACGGGGATGCAGGCCTTCGTAATGAACACCCGCCGGGAGATCTTCCAGGACGTGACGGTGCGTGAGGCCATGACCTATCTCTGGGACTTCGAATGGGTCAACAAGACGATCATGTTCGACGCCTATACACGAACCGACAGCTACTACGAAAATTCCGAGCTGGAGGCGACCGGTCTGCCTGGCGAGAAGGAACTGGCGGTGCTGGAGCCTCTGCGCGACCAAGTTCCCGACCGGGTCTTTACCCAGGATTATGAGCCCCCCCGAACGGACGGATCGGGCAACAGCCGCGAAACCCTGAAGACGGCACTCGAGCTGCTGCAGCAGGCCGGCTGGACCATCAACAGCGATCGAAAACTGGTACATGCCGAAACCGGGAAGCCCTTCGCCTTCGAGGTCCTGCTCTATTCCGATCTGCTGGTACCGCATACCCAGGCGCTGAAACGCGGTGTGGAGCGTCTGGGCGGGTCCGTGGAACTGCGCGTTGTCGACGCTGCCCAGTATCAGAACCGACTGCAGACCTACGATTACGACATGATCGTGTCCGGCTGGCCGCAATCCCTGTCACCGGGGAACGAGCAGCGGGAATTCTTCGGGTCCGACGCCGCCGGTCGCGACGGCGGTCGTAACACCGCTGGCGTCCGGAATCCTGCAATCGATATCCTGATCGAGAACCTGATCGCGTCGCCCGACCGCGAAACGCTGATTGCCCGGACACGGGCCCTGGACAGGGTACTGCTGTGGAACTTCTACGCCATTCCGATGTTCCATTCCAAAACCGACCGCTTCGCCTTCTGGAATCGTTTCGGGTACCCTGAGCCTCCGCCGATGATGGGCACAAATCCGACTATCTGGTGGATTGATCCGGTGCTGGATGCAGATTTGCAGCGCAGAGGCCGCAACTGA
- a CDS encoding 3-deoxy-manno-octulosonate cytidylyltransferase, with translation MTLTPIVLIPARLASTRLPNKPLADIAGKPMIVHCIERALEADIGPVAVAAGDAEIVAAVRDSGHTAVATDPGHPSGSDRIYEALGRLDPDGRYDAIINVQGDLPTLDPRSVRAALAPLERSDAVDIATIAAVISREEERTNPNVVKVFAGFATQTPGREAIARALAFTRATAPWGEGPMYHHIGLYAYRRDALKRFVGMKPGILEQRERLEQLRALEAGMRIDVALVEDVPLGVDTADDLERARGILAKK, from the coding sequence ATGACGCTCACCCCGATCGTGCTGATCCCCGCGCGCCTGGCATCGACACGTCTGCCGAACAAGCCATTGGCCGATATCGCGGGAAAACCGATGATCGTTCACTGCATTGAGCGCGCGCTGGAGGCCGATATCGGCCCCGTTGCGGTGGCGGCGGGCGATGCGGAAATCGTGGCAGCGGTGCGGGATAGCGGTCATACCGCCGTTGCCACCGACCCCGGTCATCCCTCCGGATCCGATCGAATTTACGAGGCGCTGGGGCGGCTGGATCCGGACGGGCGCTATGACGCGATCATCAATGTGCAAGGCGACCTGCCGACACTGGATCCGCGATCCGTTCGGGCGGCACTGGCACCGCTGGAACGATCGGACGCGGTCGACATCGCGACCATTGCTGCGGTGATTTCCCGGGAGGAAGAGCGGACAAACCCGAATGTCGTCAAGGTCTTCGCCGGGTTTGCGACGCAGACACCGGGGCGGGAGGCCATCGCCCGCGCCCTGGCATTTACCCGGGCGACCGCACCCTGGGGGGAAGGTCCGATGTATCATCACATCGGTCTTTATGCCTATCGTCGCGACGCCCTGAAACGCTTTGTCGGAATGAAGCCCGGAATCCTGGAGCAGCGCGAACGGCTGGAGCAGTTGCGGGCGCTGGAGGCCGGGATGCGGATCGACGTCGCGTTGGTGGAAGATGTGCCGTTGGGGGTGGATACGGCCGACGACCTGGAACGCGCACGCGGAATTCTGGCGAAAAAATAG
- a CDS encoding aldolase/citrate lyase family protein, whose translation MSAIQTLRDGGFAVGTMIMTDSMLSAEIAARSGFDFLCLDRQHGLIDDALLWRQIAAIGAIGKASPWVRVPWNTAADAMRALDGGATGIIAPMINNREEAEALVRACRYPPAGERSWGPVRAGLDDAFGYTEQANPSTFVAAMIETKDGYENLEDIAATEHLDALFVGPNDLSLALGHWQPAMPTDDGVVAALKRIADVAAANGKIAGIHCSDAAMARTMREWGYRFVTIAADIAFLRQAASATVDDARK comes from the coding sequence ATGAGCGCGATCCAGACACTGCGCGACGGCGGATTCGCCGTCGGCACCATGATCATGACCGACAGCATGCTTTCCGCTGAAATCGCCGCCCGGTCCGGCTTCGATTTCCTGTGTCTCGACCGCCAGCACGGCCTGATCGATGACGCCCTGTTGTGGCGTCAGATCGCCGCCATCGGCGCCATCGGAAAGGCATCCCCCTGGGTCCGCGTGCCCTGGAACACCGCCGCCGATGCCATGCGCGCCCTGGACGGCGGCGCGACCGGCATCATCGCGCCGATGATCAACAATCGCGAAGAGGCCGAAGCGTTGGTTCGGGCCTGCCGCTATCCCCCGGCAGGCGAGCGCAGTTGGGGCCCGGTGCGCGCCGGCCTGGACGATGCCTTCGGCTATACGGAACAGGCAAACCCGTCGACCTTTGTCGCTGCGATGATCGAAACGAAGGACGGCTACGAGAATCTCGAGGATATCGCCGCGACGGAACATCTGGACGCGCTGTTTGTCGGCCCGAACGATCTGAGCCTCGCCCTCGGGCACTGGCAACCTGCCATGCCCACGGATGACGGGGTTGTCGCGGCGCTGAAACGCATAGCTGACGTCGCGGCCGCAAACGGCAAGATCGCCGGCATTCATTGCTCGGATGCGGCCATGGCGCGGACCATGCGGGAGTGGGGATATCGGTTCGTCACCATTGCCGCCGACATCGCTTTCCTGCGGCAGGCCGCCTCAGCGACGGTTGACGACGCCCGCAAATGA